TACAATGTCAGGCAGAAAGGGCACAGATGATTCCATGACTCTGCAGTCTCAGAAGTTCCAGATAGGGGATTACCTGGACATAGCAATTACTCCCCCAAATCGAGCACCGCCTCCATCAGGTCGCATGAGACCTTATTAATATTTTGCTTTCTTCTAATGACCAACACTACATGGTCATACAGATTACAAAcggcttggtttttttttaatgcaaagtgAAAATACTAGAAAACCTGTTAAGCTGTAGAAATACTGAAATTATGTTACTGTATATTTTTAGAAGGGTGCTCTCTGCtaggttttctttttctgaataGCTGAAAACCAGACACTGCAGTGTTTCTTAAAGTGTGTAATGTTTGGCTAAAACACCACAAGCAGTCTTGAGGTATTTGAAACCGTATATATTGTAAGGCCAGCCTGTAGTGTGGAAAGATTAAATGAGAGGTATTTCATAAGCGCACTGTAAGATTGCCTTTTAAGAAATCGGGTTACTTTTTGAACATCCATAAAGTACCTATTTTGTCAGAAATCAGAGTCTACAACGCAATCTGGGAGAGCTGCATTTTCCCAGGTACAAAGTATTGGGTGTAGATGATGGGATTGCCAATGCGGTGAGCGCAACATCTGTGCTCAATAATTGCATATTCATTGTGCAAAAATATTCACCCTAATACAGCTGTAGTAGGACTTACACTATCAGATGGACAGAAGTGTCAAGGTTTGTTGAAAAGCATCCTGAAATTGGTCATAATAGAAGGAAATCATGGCAGCTTAACACCTGTAATATTACACCCTATTTTATTCACTGATGTGTAAGTGCGACCAGGAGGGCTACTATTTTTGCTTCTGGTTTTGACTGTATTTGACTACGAAAGGATTTGAACCACTTAACGTATTCCCAATTTAAAATGCCATTGTTGCTTCAACTGGAAGTTACATCCTTAAAAATGGGAATTTCTAAAAAATCTTCCACAGCAAGGTTATCCATTGTTTCCACAGCTGTATGACTGTCTTGATATAATTAAGTTcttgttaaataattttattttttaaaacttgtaaaaataaaagcagtgacATAGCTTTGTAAAATGTGTTTCATGACAATGATAGCAGTTGCTATCAAAAACAAAAGCTGGAAGTTTTACTGTTGCTTGATTGCCCACCTGCCCTTTTGTCTAGACATTACATCACATGCTATAGACTGAAGATGTGATTCTCTCATGAATTGCTTGCTATAAAATTGAAAACATTCTCAATCATGATAGAACAGGATTGCTTTAGTTGGAACGTTAGTGGGGGTTTTGCCCATAACAAAAATATGGGGTATTGTACAGTGGGACTTCTGCAGCCtctcaaatctgctccagggtcCCCTCTACAGCACATATGTGGATGCCTTCTTAATACTATGTTGAAACACCGGTAACAGACCATGGTTAAGTATGAACACTTACAATCCTGAATGTTCCatctaaaaaaaatatcaaattaaaaaaaccacaatggcaactcctgcagtcctAAAAATATGCAGAAAATTTGCGGGCAGGGGGAGGGTGGATTCAAAGATCAAATTAGTTTAAGAGCAGGGCAGCAGAGTAGGCCACTCTTAACTGTTTCCCCCTCGCTTCTACAATCCTTACGTATCAGCTCACAAGCAGAATTTAAACAAATATTTAATAAATGCAGTCCTAACTTCCATTAGCATGGAGATACAGGTTTTCATAATGTATTTGGGGGTCTCTGGGGAAATGAAAGAAGAGACTATAGTTTTAGTTAAACTGGTTGCCAAACGGTTAGAAATAAATATTCTGATATTTTCCCATGGAGTTTGCTGGACAATCTTCATTATAGCAGCCTCTAAAAAGCCAAGTCATAGCCTTCATCCATATTACTTTCTGCAAATgtaatcaaaaaacaaacaaagcagttaAATTATAATATTGGCACTACGTTCAAGTGACTTCCATTGAAACATGCCCATTTGTATTCATTTCATAGGGGTCTTGACTAAAGGACAGccatcttgttttttgttttgttttttaaatgtctaaAAATTCACTCTTGTATTGAACTGCTAAGTCTGAAAGTGGAAACACATTGCATTCCTTCTTTACCAGTCTTTGAACTCCtgttcaccttttcctccaataaACCTGGGTCATGCCCAGGCAACGAGAGCTGATTTGAGTAATGGGATTTTCAATTAGCCCAATCCCACCTTTCAGTCTGTCCTCCTTTCTATTAGACACTGATAAGGCTCTtggtggctatgttctacttccagTGTCAGCCGCagtttgcctctgaatgccagcagcAAGGAATCTCAAGTCAGAAGAGTGCTattatgctcaaatcctgcttttgggcttccccataggcatctggttgaccactgtgggaacaggatgctgggctagacaggccactggcctgatccagagctATTCTTAATATATACTGAATCTTATAACTTCAACAAGATATTGGCAGTAGCTCCAGATCCACACAGTGTTTCCAAGAACTATGACTGGTTGCAGGAGAGTTCCCAGGCAGCTAGCTTTCATTGATGCCATGTGGTGGGTTGGAATTGTGGCTGGGTGCAAACCCACTTATACAGCAAGAGGCAGGGATGAGTAGGGGTCCTGTTCTTTGGACACCATGCCACAAATCTACCTACTAATTCCAGGCCTTTGCAAGGGGCAGCGAGTGCCTCATATGCCTGCACATAGTACAATGCTACTTCCACCGAGTGTCTGGAAAagccaggggtgtgtgtgggaTACCTCATGCTCAAATCTCACCTGTTTTCTTTGTTCCCGGTATCAAGAACAGGCTGTTTTTCAAACTCTGTAGCAATTCCTACACTAGTCCCCTTTTCCAGTGATCTGTATGCTTCTACCTTTGGATTGTATTTTGACAAGATctgtaacaaaaaataataataattaagtagATGATGTTAGAGAAGCGTGGACCTTTCCAAGTTTTATACTTTCCATGCACAAGGAAAACAATTTGCTGGCAAAAATGTCAAAATCGGCATTAGCAGCAGGAAGGTTTAACTTGTTCACCTGAGAAATCTGCCTTGGAATCACGGTtatttcaggaggaggaggaggagaactgaaCAGGCTACTGTAATCTGATATTTCTGGAGGTGGCAGTTCTTCAAGCCTATCCAGTGCTGCTGAAGGTGGTTCAAGACACTCCAGATACTTGTCTGAATGAGGGACAGGTGGAACAGTGCCGTATCCAACAACTGTATTATTTGGGACACATGTTTGCTGTaaggaaaaaaccccaaagattTGCAATGTTCAGATAATGAAATACaaggacaattttttttaattttaaaaatcatgcagTTAAGACATCCTTTGAAGATCTTCATTGTTAAAAGCCTTTCCTATGAGTACAGCACGGTGCAGAAGTCCCATTAAGAGACCCATttcatttacaaaataaaaactcaGTGCTTACTTTAGGTTTTGTTATCAGAGACTCTGTATCTGGAAGAGACGTTTCTGTCATATGATTAGAGGCATCCAATTTATTACTCTCTGGGGATATGGCATCCTTTCTGCTGGGAATCTTCAAGCCAGGTGTGCAAAACTCGGGTGCAGCGGGTGAAGCCATGTAATCATCATCTGAAAACACAGTATATGATTGGCAATTTCACACGGATAGTGAGTCTACAAATTCATTCAGGCGTAAAAGGATGAAAATGCAGAACTGAGGACCACACTTCTATGAATGAAGAGTTCTCACTGGACCCAGTgatttataaaaggtaaaggtacccctgcccgtacgggccagtcttgacagactctggggttgtgcgcccatctcactcaagaggccgggggccagcgctgtccagagacacttccgggtcacgtggccagcgtgacatcgctgctctggcgagccacagccgcacacggaaacgccgtttaccttcccgctagaaagcggtccctatttatctacttgcacctgggggtgctttcaaactgctaggttggcaggcgctgggaccgagcaacgggagcgcaccccaccgcggggattcgaaccgccgacctttcaatcggcaagccctaggtgctgaggcttttacccacagcgccacccgcgtcccaagtgatTTATATCTGAATGCAATAGAAACTTCCATCACTGGTGAATGCAAGCTTTTTGCCTTTCTGCATAGCAGAATTTGATATATGCATCTGAACAGTTACTTTCAGATAATGCAATCAGATTGCCAGAAACAAGTTTTCCCAAATTCTGAAACTCCTTATCAGGATAAATTGTCATCACTCTCTCAGTTCATACCCACTTCCATGGTTTCTGGTCCATTTCCAGGCCAAATTCAATGTACTGGATATGACCTTAGGCcggggcagccaacatggtgcccgccTTGAGAACAAATTATCCAAAGGGCTGCCGCCTCCTTCAATATCAACTAGGGCCACCCTCCTGCTTGTCCCACCATCTGATGTTCAACTGATGGTGGTATATCGTGTAGCTGGTTGCCTCTAGGCTCCAGAACCTACCCCCTTCCCGAATGAAGTCAAAGACATTTTTCATTCCAGCAGCCTTTAGGTGTGTTGAATAAGCAATTGTTTTGCTCCTGGCTTTAAATTGGAGCTGCTTACTAGATTTTATTTCAGCTTTCATTCTGcctgttctttgtttttcttaaactgtttttatgaaacttgtgagctgccttgaaccTTTTTCTAGacagaaaggcagtatataaaggtTTTTAAGGGCAGGGGGTGCAGAACAGCTTCAACCTATATTTGGATAGCCCAAGATGTTGTAAGTTATTCAACTGTATGAACtatcaattaaaaatatttttattcaatttctaaATAAATGTGTTTCCCAGTTATTTTCTTTGTACCGATTGGTCAaaacactggaagaacagatttacttattaggctgcaattctaaacacaaTTTCCAGGGAATAAGCTCTATTACAAtgagactgacttctgagtaaatatgcaaagGCTCACACAAGAAAGACTattacttctttttaaagaaaactggtTAAGAGAGCCTGGAGTATCCCTGAAACCAGGCCTCCACAGGCTCCCTTTGGATAACTCTTTACTTTCATTACATTTCTTCTAGCTCACAGACCCCCATGGCACACGTGTTCCCATGAGATCTGCCAAGGTCCAGCTAGGTAGCAGCCTCACATGCCTTCAGACCCTATACTCTGGAATCTCTTTAGTTACAAGCCTAGGGTATTTGAATGGTTCCTTATGGAAAAGAAATCACTAGCCTAATTTGAATACACAGGGCTTACCACAAAATTTGTTCTTTTGCTTAGGTGTAGCTAGGTTCTTGTTTGATTCCAATTCCACTGCAGATTCACTCGGTTTATTATTAGCTTGCCTAAGGATAAGACAAAAATATAGTCACATCATATAAGAGAGTGCCTAATTCTAGAAAAGAAGGGAAACTGTGTTTATGATCCCAAAGCCCTATGCACTGAGTGCTGTGGCAAAAACTATGGCTAGAGAACTTCTCTACAGTCAGTTGGTGAAAAGGAAGTTCATATTGACACGTCTGTGCCTTTCCCTCATCAACTCCCTTCTCTTTTCAGTAATTGTGAATGGGCAGAGGAGAACAAACCTAAgcacaagtaaaataaaatagacaCATTTTCCCTGTTTACCCCGTTTATCTCCATTCCCATCCCATTCCTCCTGTGTTGAATTATAGACCGTAAGCCTCTTGGAAGGGAACTTTACAAAGTACATGCACTCAAATATTTGGGAGACTGCAGTTTATTAAGGACGCTCAAGGAGATGCCCTTCTCTACTCTCCCTCTTTCATGACTTCAACACAGATCCGTCACCCGCACTTGCGGCCATCTTTTCTGATAGTTCAACTCTCAGTCCCATCACAGAGGTGTATGTATGTCCAGGTTGGATGGGGAGATGGGGGCTTGCTTTTCTTCTCCCCAGTGCTAGGTTATTACTGATGGCATCcgggaggggatggagttattttgtgcattttctttttttaaaaaaacaacaacaactggaaagcATTAGCTGAAAGTGTTTTGTACAAAAGGCAGAATTTAAAAATCTCAAAAAAAGAGTAAATGGTTAATTGGTCTTCCAGCTGGGGGGTCAGAACCCACTACTTGGGCGCAGCCTGATTCAAGAGATTGCAACAGCAGTACCAGCACcctataaacatggttttaaagaAATGAGTCTCCAAGTGCATACTTGGGTTAAAACGGGGAGGGGGGTGCCGTTCTGAGTCAGAAAAGGTTGAAGACTACTGCTCTAAAATGATGGTGCCATTAGAGGTTAGCAGCAAGTCTCACCCTCCTCCCACTAAATATTTGTGTGCACACAAAATCTGCAAATCTGCTGGCCGATCACCTCAAGGATGGAATGTGTCATTAGACAGAAATGAGAACCCATGTATTTTTGGAACTCTCAAAGGATGTCACTTACCTACTGTTTTTGGGATTGAGTAGGAAGATAGTTTGATCTACCACTAAACTTGTGGTATCATCATTCAAACCCATTTTATACCCATAGATACGAAACTGTTCTGCCTTGGGTGATAAACGCTCAGAATAATCCACTCTCGGTTCCTCCTTCTGTGCATATGTGGGCTGATTATGCAAGGTGCCTGAAGTACTTGGGAGAGCATATTTTGAAAGGCCAAAATCTGAAAGCTGTGGAATTTGCAGAAGAGCATGATGTGCAGATGATTGTTCAGGAAAATCAAGGATTTTGGGCTCTTCTTCAGCAGATGTAGACTCAGGGTTAATTTCAGcttcatcctgttttgctttattAAAAAGATAAACTGCTTAGTTTCAAAAAtaaccaactttttaaaaagactgaATGGCTCATAGCCATTTCCACATTTCTGATCTCTCAATTGAAGGAGCACAGTATAGTGAAATAGCTGAATTTCCGTTGTTAATACATGGTTATGGTTTAATATTTAGCAGATTCTCTTGTAGGGTGGATTTGTTTTAAATCAAataaatttaaatcactagtcagcaagacttgatttaaataatctttttcctttttcttttttacaaaaagacTAATTCTTGCAGGTattatcttaatatttacaaccagatgaaggtttcatttttgggataataaattttcagagtagtttttacagttacaacaaaaattactgatttggttatactattagaaatacatagacagatagtTATGAAatcattgtgaggtttaataagttaactgtttatatttggacaacttttctgctgtactttattggaaggagaaaaataatcatttccttaataacaatttaaacaatttatttaactgaaacaataacattatagcatatgtatccatggtttgttaactgatgtggttaaacaattaaaaataaataaatcttagactgagttttagcacacatgaaaaacttaaaacaaatccttattttctgatgaatagcctttggactataacttaaatagaaaactatctttagaatgattttttttctccaaaagcatttaattttaaaaaatctgatttaaattttaaaaaatcagtttttttaaagaaaatcatttatttttatccaccctgttcTCTTGTAGTCAAGCTTTGCAAACTCAATTAAAATCCTAGTTCAAACTCATTATAAGAGAAATTATAAGAAAGCCTagttactaataataataatataccattgTGAGGATTGATATATTCTATTTAATAATGGTATagcaaacaatggaagaggagtgGAATTTCATGGATAATAGGAAGAAATAGCAGTGAGGAGGTACATAATATACTCCAGAGCTCGTAAGCATAGTTAGGAAACAAGGAACTCTACCGTTCAAAtgcagcttaaaaaaagaaagaaaactaaacCTGACTAGCTATACCAGAATATGGATGTACACTTGAATGCAAACACCACTGAAAGCAATTCAATGTGGGCAGTATCTGCAACTGGATGGAAGGTTCATTATGCAAATCTTAACACAGCAAGCGATACGTGGGCAGAAGCCTGGGAAGTATATTAAAGAATTACATTAAAGCATATAGCTTCCACAGCTTCAGTACTTAGAGGCATATAGCAGTTACATAAGTCAGAGCTTTTAATTAAAAGGATTATAAGCACATTTTACATTAGAATAAAAAAGGAGGATGACTGGAGTGAGTATGCAACAAAAGTATTAGCAATTTCCAAGCGGAAAGCTTCTATTGCATTCTGTAAAAACACCCAATatgttatttaattttaaaaatgcacatacagCGATAAGTGAAATATGGAATATATTCAGAGTTACCTGCATCCTCGCCAACATTGGGTTTGTAGCCATATTTCTGGAAGAAGTCTCTTATTTTCCCAAGATCTGTTGAAGTTCGTTTCATCAAAACTTTAGTGGCTTTCAAGAAATAATATGTAGCATCTCTTTCTGAAGAACT
The sequence above is a segment of the Podarcis muralis chromosome 4, rPodMur119.hap1.1, whole genome shotgun sequence genome. Coding sequences within it:
- the SKA3 gene encoding spindle and kinetochore-associated protein 3, whose amino-acid sequence is MDTSGMFFNKLRTLAVTVEKEAEQLKQIFQSEDTEFEEDSPMRYLHELFSEVRTLKSDADNTLCKSSSERDATYYFLKATKVLMKRTSTDLGKIRDFFQKYGYKPNVGEDAAKQDEAEINPESTSAEEEPKILDFPEQSSAHHALLQIPQLSDFGLSKYALPSTSGTLHNQPTYAQKEEPRVDYSERLSPKAEQFRIYGYKMGLNDDTTSLVVDQTIFLLNPKNSRQANNKPSESAVELESNKNLATPKQKNKFCDDDYMASPAAPEFCTPGLKIPSRKDAISPESNKLDASNHMTETSLPDTESLITKPKQTCVPNNTVVGYGTVPPVPHSDKYLECLEPPSAALDRLEELPPPEISDYSSLFSSPPPPPEITVIPRQISQILSKYNPKVEAYRSLEKGTSVGIATEFEKQPVLDTGNKENRK